The Flavobacterium sp. HJ-32-4 genome contains a region encoding:
- a CDS encoding nucleotide pyrophosphohydrolase: MDIRNAQLDVDNWIKTHGVRYFNELTNMAQLTEEVGEVARIIARRYGEQSEKESDRNKDLGEELADVVFVVLCLANQTGVDLQAAFDRKMDVKTKRDHDRHHGNEKLR; encoded by the coding sequence ATGGATATACGGAACGCCCAGTTGGACGTTGACAACTGGATCAAGACCCACGGGGTCCGGTATTTCAATGAACTGACCAATATGGCCCAGCTTACGGAGGAAGTAGGCGAGGTGGCCCGCATCATCGCCCGACGATACGGGGAGCAGTCTGAGAAGGAAAGCGACCGGAACAAAGACCTCGGGGAAGAACTGGCCGATGTGGTATTCGTGGTATTGTGCCTGGCGAATCAAACCGGCGTGGACCTACAAGCGGCGTTCGACCGCAAAATGGACGTCAAGACGAAACGCGACCACGACCGGCACCACGGCAACGAAAAACTCCGCTGA
- a CDS encoding DUF3857 domain-containing protein, whose product MKRFLFFLFFTSYFLSAQNFELGKVTIEELKSTSSAKEPNAAAEVLFAKGHASVDYNNGLELTYTVQKRIKIYKKEGYDQADVSVPFYVGESVRVSDAVTYNLENGQIVKTKLKKENELIEKVSKYVSRKKFTFPAVREGSIIEYEYVYTTSEFVSIPSWSFQDEIPVNFSQFTLVTPRELIYSPNFKGFIAPETTRETITRFAEPYDKVVFMLRDVPALLEEQYVDNIDNYASSVQYEMSDVNFPGYTTDKYRLTWGSLLRSIAKHEDFGGELKKKGYFEEELAPVLANRLTPKDKIEAILAFVKGKIKWNEETGIFCDNGVKKAYKDKIGNISEINLILTAMLRHAGLDAAPVLISTRDNGVAFFPSRGTFDYVLASVKEGETFTLLDASDEFSSPGVLPFRTLNWQGYRLKDDGAYEIIDVIPSTFSRDNVSMTASLSTDGALQGQLRHTMTEQWARRFREDRKNEKEDRYLERLEKEMNGIEISNYASDAAELSKPASEGYDFRKTAAAEKIGDKLYVSPLFFLTMDESPFKSETRSYPVNFGFPFEKRMILSVNLPEGYVVESVPSNVSMVADEELGVFKFVVSAQGTKLQIMVTTTMSKPFVVADHYGILKTFFQSMIDKEKEKIILKKA is encoded by the coding sequence ATGAAGCGTTTTCTTTTTTTTCTGTTTTTCACGAGCTATTTCCTTTCCGCTCAAAACTTTGAGTTGGGTAAGGTAACAATCGAAGAACTCAAGTCCACAAGCAGCGCCAAGGAACCCAATGCCGCTGCGGAAGTATTGTTTGCAAAAGGCCATGCTTCGGTCGACTATAATAATGGGCTCGAATTGACGTATACCGTCCAGAAACGCATAAAAATCTATAAAAAAGAAGGTTACGACCAGGCGGATGTTTCCGTACCTTTTTATGTGGGAGAATCCGTACGAGTGAGCGACGCGGTGACCTATAATCTGGAAAACGGACAGATTGTCAAGACCAAACTCAAAAAAGAGAACGAACTCATCGAAAAAGTGAGCAAGTATGTGAGCCGAAAAAAATTCACCTTTCCCGCGGTACGCGAGGGCTCTATTATCGAGTATGAATACGTATATACGACGTCGGAGTTTGTTTCAATACCTAGCTGGAGTTTCCAGGATGAGATTCCGGTTAATTTCTCGCAGTTCACACTGGTGACGCCTCGCGAACTGATATATTCACCCAATTTCAAAGGGTTTATCGCCCCGGAAACTACCCGGGAAACCATCACCCGCTTTGCCGAACCTTACGACAAAGTCGTTTTTATGCTAAGAGATGTGCCGGCACTGTTGGAGGAACAGTATGTAGACAATATTGACAATTACGCCTCCAGTGTACAGTATGAAATGTCAGATGTCAACTTCCCGGGATATACGACGGATAAGTACCGCCTTACATGGGGGTCGCTCCTGAGGTCCATCGCGAAGCACGAAGACTTTGGCGGTGAACTTAAGAAAAAAGGCTACTTTGAAGAAGAACTGGCCCCCGTCCTCGCCAACCGGCTGACCCCGAAAGACAAGATAGAGGCCATCCTGGCCTTTGTCAAAGGGAAGATAAAGTGGAACGAAGAGACGGGTATATTCTGCGATAACGGCGTCAAAAAAGCCTATAAAGACAAAATCGGTAACATTTCGGAAATTAACCTGATACTTACGGCCATGCTGCGGCATGCAGGGTTAGACGCGGCGCCGGTGTTGATCAGCACAAGGGATAATGGAGTAGCGTTTTTCCCCAGTCGCGGTACGTTCGACTACGTTTTGGCCAGTGTAAAGGAAGGAGAAACCTTTACATTGCTGGATGCTTCCGATGAGTTCTCGTCGCCCGGCGTATTGCCTTTTAGGACCTTGAACTGGCAAGGCTATCGGCTGAAGGATGATGGTGCGTATGAGATAATTGATGTCATCCCTTCGACCTTTTCGAGGGATAATGTTTCGATGACTGCATCCCTGTCGACTGATGGTGCGTTGCAGGGACAGCTGCGTCATACGATGACCGAACAATGGGCGCGCCGTTTTCGCGAAGACCGGAAGAATGAAAAAGAGGACAGGTATCTCGAACGTCTTGAAAAGGAAATGAATGGTATCGAAATCAGTAATTACGCATCAGACGCGGCAGAACTTTCCAAACCGGCGTCTGAAGGATACGATTTCCGTAAGACAGCCGCCGCCGAAAAAATTGGCGATAAACTCTATGTGTCTCCCCTGTTTTTCCTAACCATGGACGAGAGTCCATTTAAATCCGAAACCCGTTCCTATCCCGTTAATTTTGGATTTCCATTCGAGAAGCGTATGATTCTGAGTGTGAACCTGCCGGAAGGGTATGTGGTGGAAAGTGTGCCGTCCAATGTAAGCATGGTCGCGGATGAAGAACTGGGAGTTTTCAAGTTTGTGGTCTCCGCACAGGGAACTAAACTCCAGATTATGGTGACCACGACGATGAGTAAACCTTTTGTCGTCGCGGATCATTATGGTATCCTGAAGACGTTTTTCCAAAGTATGATCGACAAAGAGAAAGAGAAGATTATCCTGAAAAAAGCATAG
- a CDS encoding DUF3857 and transglutaminase domain-containing protein: protein MYRFLFLFCLLAVGYCQAQEIKKDVASLPAELKDNANAVIRYEGWDIMVSSQRSMTIHRRWVVTVLNEEGLRFGLPVEAYSKSYHITSIEATLYDSEGKEVKSYRKKDFRDHSRADGFSLYTDDRVMYLPFTPASYPFTMEFESDVTTSNTAVIPEWSPLKAYMVSTEQASFRVVYDTQLGFEQKEVNFGPSYLITKHAKTGESLYTASNLKAIRYEDAAPEFDIFAPTVHSKVKKFSLEGVDGEAGDWHDFGRFMYTTMLEGSDVLTPETVARTKALVANETDPLVIARKIYRYVQDHTRYVNIAVGLGGFKPVAAKDVDRLGYGDCKALSNYTRALLKAVGIESYYTIVHADAASKYSLMDDFASVQGNHIILALPTNDTLLWLECTNQSIPFGFQGGFTDDRTVLIVKPEGGELVRTRRYKVEDNKSKTQAQYSLDAEGNLKGTLRVTSTGLMYDQIYQVATLPKLEQERFYKERFSKLNGVHLDEIKHTNDPDSVVFNEDISLTVPYYATSSGGAFLFPVNAFDQKETGLRRYRSRVLPFEITRGYQDEDEFTIAIPEGYTIETLPEPYELVGKFGAYHAKVSKGANGTLVYQRRFSLNEGVYDRSEYEAYRLFREQVAQYDAVKIVMSKKS from the coding sequence ATGTACCGATTCTTATTTCTTTTCTGCCTACTTGCAGTAGGTTATTGCCAGGCCCAGGAAATCAAAAAAGATGTCGCTTCACTGCCAGCGGAGTTGAAAGACAACGCCAATGCCGTCATTCGCTACGAAGGGTGGGACATTATGGTGTCATCACAGCGGAGCATGACGATTCACAGGCGGTGGGTGGTAACGGTTTTAAATGAGGAGGGACTTCGATTTGGACTTCCGGTTGAGGCCTACTCGAAATCGTATCACATTACGTCAATAGAAGCAACACTGTACGACAGTGAGGGCAAGGAAGTCAAATCATATAGAAAAAAGGACTTCCGGGACCACAGCAGAGCCGACGGTTTTTCCCTTTATACAGATGACCGTGTTATGTATCTTCCTTTTACACCGGCGTCTTATCCGTTTACGATGGAGTTTGAATCGGACGTTACGACATCCAATACTGCCGTTATTCCGGAATGGAGTCCGTTGAAAGCGTATATGGTTAGCACCGAACAAGCCTCTTTTCGGGTAGTGTATGACACACAACTGGGGTTTGAGCAAAAAGAAGTCAATTTTGGACCCTCCTACCTTATTACGAAACACGCTAAGACGGGCGAAAGCCTATATACCGCTTCGAATTTGAAGGCGATCCGCTATGAGGATGCAGCACCCGAATTTGACATATTTGCTCCGACCGTGCATTCTAAAGTGAAAAAGTTCAGTTTGGAAGGGGTTGACGGAGAGGCCGGCGATTGGCACGATTTCGGCAGGTTTATGTATACCACTATGTTGGAAGGTTCGGACGTGTTGACACCCGAAACCGTAGCCCGGACGAAAGCCCTCGTCGCCAACGAGACCGATCCTTTGGTCATCGCCCGAAAAATTTACCGCTACGTCCAGGATCACACAAGGTATGTCAATATCGCCGTTGGTCTGGGTGGTTTCAAACCGGTTGCCGCAAAAGACGTAGATCGATTGGGATATGGGGATTGTAAGGCATTATCGAATTACACGCGGGCACTTCTGAAGGCAGTCGGGATCGAATCGTACTATACCATCGTACACGCCGACGCAGCTTCGAAGTACAGCCTCATGGACGACTTTGCTTCGGTGCAGGGAAATCACATTATACTGGCGCTTCCCACAAATGATACGTTGTTATGGCTTGAATGCACCAACCAGTCGATACCCTTCGGATTCCAGGGCGGTTTTACCGATGACCGGACGGTACTGATCGTAAAACCAGAGGGCGGCGAACTCGTAAGAACCCGTCGTTACAAAGTCGAGGACAACAAATCCAAAACCCAAGCACAATATAGCCTTGACGCAGAAGGTAATTTGAAAGGGACGTTACGGGTTACGTCAACCGGACTTATGTACGATCAGATCTATCAGGTAGCGACACTACCCAAGTTAGAACAGGAACGCTTCTACAAGGAGCGTTTTAGTAAGTTGAATGGCGTCCACCTCGACGAAATCAAACACACAAATGATCCGGACAGCGTGGTTTTTAATGAAGATATATCCCTGACCGTACCGTACTATGCCACGTCTTCAGGGGGCGCTTTTCTATTCCCGGTGAATGCATTTGACCAGAAAGAAACAGGGTTACGCCGCTATCGGAGCCGCGTCCTTCCATTTGAGATTACCAGGGGATACCAGGATGAAGACGAGTTCACCATCGCTATTCCTGAGGGCTATACAATAGAAACCCTGCCCGAACCGTATGAATTGGTAGGGAAGTTCGGGGCCTACCATGCCAAGGTGAGCAAGGGGGCCAATGGGACATTGGTATACCAAAGGCGGTTCTCTTTGAACGAAGGTGTTTATGATCGCAGTGAATACGAAGCGTATCGGTTGTTTCGCGAGCAGGTCGCCCAATACGATGCCGTCAAAATAGTAATGAGTAAAAAGTCGTAG
- the dtd gene encoding D-aminoacyl-tRNA deacylase codes for MRSVIQRVSEASVTVEGTVVANIGTGLLVLLGVEEADQQEDVTWLAAKIAQLRIFNDDNGVMNRSVIDVAGAIIVVSQFTLHAQTKKGNRPSYIRAARPETAIPLYESFVSEVRKQSGCEVFTGIFGADMKVRLLNDGPVTIVMDTKNKE; via the coding sequence ATGAGAAGCGTTATACAGCGGGTTTCGGAAGCATCTGTCACCGTAGAAGGTACAGTAGTAGCCAACATCGGCACCGGATTGTTGGTGCTGCTCGGCGTTGAAGAAGCTGACCAACAGGAAGATGTCACATGGTTGGCCGCAAAAATCGCGCAACTTCGCATATTCAATGACGACAATGGCGTCATGAACCGCTCGGTAATTGACGTTGCGGGCGCTATTATCGTGGTAAGCCAGTTTACCCTCCACGCCCAGACCAAGAAAGGGAATCGCCCTTCCTATATACGGGCCGCCCGACCGGAAACGGCTATCCCGCTGTATGAGTCGTTTGTTTCGGAAGTCAGGAAACAATCGGGTTGTGAGGTCTTTACGGGTATTTTCGGAGCCGATATGAAAGTACGCCTTTTAAACGATGGGCCCGTTACGATTGTGATGGATACAAAAAATAAAGAGTAG
- the rsgA gene encoding ribosome small subunit-dependent GTPase A, translated as MTGTVYKSTGSWYVVKTDDGQFHECRIKGKFRIKGIKSTNPVAVGDRVDFEWEDAGDVVRGVIYHIHDRDNYIVRKSVNLSKQVHIIACNVDTLFLLVTIDNPVTTTSFIDRFLVTAEAYGIEAVLVFNKIDTLDGDALDEKLFLQYIYSQIGYTCLRVSATTGAGIDGLKEKMTGKTSMFSGHSGVGKSTLVNALEPGLNLRTKELSEQHAQGQHTTTFAEMFDLGFGARIIDTPGIRGFGIVDMEKDEIGDYFPEFFRLKEACRFNNCLHREEPGCAVKGALERDEVAWSRYKSYTQLLDGDEETYRTKEQEQEGD; from the coding sequence ATGACAGGAACTGTTTATAAGTCTACCGGAAGCTGGTATGTAGTCAAAACCGATGACGGTCAGTTCCATGAATGCCGTATAAAAGGCAAGTTCCGCATCAAAGGAATCAAAAGTACCAACCCAGTTGCAGTGGGCGACCGCGTCGATTTTGAGTGGGAAGACGCCGGCGACGTGGTGCGGGGCGTGATTTATCACATTCACGACCGGGATAACTATATCGTTCGTAAGTCGGTAAATCTTTCCAAACAAGTACACATCATTGCCTGTAACGTCGATACCTTGTTTTTGTTGGTCACGATCGACAATCCGGTTACCACGACTAGTTTTATCGACCGGTTTCTGGTTACAGCGGAAGCCTACGGAATCGAAGCCGTGCTGGTTTTCAATAAAATCGATACCCTCGACGGAGACGCCCTCGACGAAAAGTTGTTCCTGCAATACATCTATTCGCAGATTGGGTATACGTGTTTACGCGTTTCTGCTACAACGGGTGCCGGAATCGACGGGCTCAAAGAGAAAATGACGGGCAAAACGAGCATGTTCTCGGGGCACTCCGGAGTGGGCAAGTCAACGTTGGTGAATGCGCTCGAACCCGGACTCAACCTCCGCACCAAGGAGTTGTCGGAGCAGCATGCACAGGGTCAACATACCACCACCTTTGCTGAGATGTTCGATCTTGGGTTTGGCGCCCGAATTATCGATACGCCCGGCATCCGCGGATTCGGCATCGTGGATATGGAAAAAGACGAAATCGGCGACTACTTTCCCGAGTTTTTCCGCCTCAAGGAAGCATGTCGCTTCAACAACTGCCTCCACCGCGAAGAACCGGGTTGCGCCGTAAAGGGAGCACTCGAACGCGATGAGGTTGCCTGGTCGCGCTATAAAAGTTACACACAATTGCTGGACGGCGATGAAGAAACGTACCGCACTAAAGAGCAGGAACAGGAAGGCGACTAA
- a CDS encoding bifunctional 3-deoxy-7-phosphoheptulonate synthase/chorismate mutase type II, whose product MENNPTFRHWLDAFKLEHPLVIAGPCSAETETQVMQIAEELRESDVSIYRAGIWKPRTRPGGFEGVGQIGLKWLQKAKQETGLLMATEVANAHHVKLALDHDIDVLWIGARTTVNPFAVQEIADALRDTDRIVLVKNPVNPDLALWLGGVERLYHAGIRKLGVVHRGFSTYQKVKYRNSPEWQIPIELQNRFPDLPLIGDPSHITGRRALIAEVSQQMLDLNYDGLMIETHIDPEHAWSDAAQQVTPSVLKEILKNLKVKEVSTDDDHFNQTMDLLRERIDRADSELLQILGHRMKIAEEIGALKKSRNVAVLQNKRWMEVLERMTTDGALHGLGSDFILTIFRAIHDESIAHQEKIINSPK is encoded by the coding sequence ATGGAAAACAATCCTACCTTCCGCCATTGGCTTGACGCTTTCAAATTGGAACACCCCTTGGTGATCGCCGGTCCGTGTAGCGCTGAAACGGAAACGCAGGTCATGCAGATCGCGGAGGAACTACGTGAATCCGACGTCAGTATCTACCGCGCCGGTATCTGGAAACCCCGCACCCGGCCCGGTGGTTTTGAGGGAGTAGGGCAAATCGGACTGAAATGGCTGCAGAAAGCCAAACAGGAAACCGGATTACTCATGGCAACCGAAGTGGCGAACGCGCACCACGTGAAACTCGCACTCGATCACGATATCGATGTGTTGTGGATTGGCGCCCGCACCACCGTAAACCCCTTCGCCGTGCAGGAAATTGCCGACGCGCTTCGGGATACGGACCGCATCGTACTTGTAAAGAATCCGGTAAACCCCGATCTGGCCCTTTGGCTGGGCGGTGTCGAGCGCCTGTATCACGCGGGTATCCGTAAGTTAGGCGTCGTGCACCGCGGTTTTTCCACCTACCAGAAGGTCAAATACCGAAATAGCCCCGAATGGCAGATTCCAATTGAATTGCAAAACCGTTTTCCGGATCTTCCCCTCATAGGTGATCCTTCCCACATTACCGGTCGACGGGCCCTGATTGCCGAAGTATCGCAGCAGATGCTCGACCTGAATTACGACGGGCTTATGATCGAGACGCATATCGATCCGGAACATGCGTGGAGTGACGCGGCCCAACAAGTGACACCATCGGTGCTAAAGGAAATACTGAAAAACCTTAAGGTGAAGGAAGTCTCAACCGATGACGATCACTTCAACCAAACGATGGATTTACTTCGGGAACGGATTGACCGGGCCGACAGCGAGTTGCTACAGATACTCGGACATCGTATGAAAATAGCCGAGGAAATCGGTGCGCTGAAGAAATCCCGAAACGTAGCCGTACTCCAGAACAAACGCTGGATGGAAGTGCTGGAACGCATGACAACCGATGGAGCGTTGCATGGTTTGGGCAGCGACTTTATCCTGACCATCTTCCGCGCCATCCACGATGAGAGTATTGCCCATCAGGAAAAAATCATCAATTCTCCAAAATAA
- a CDS encoding lipocalin family protein produces MRRLLFLAALAAVSCSDEKAGVDATNIIGTWHMAGKKVNGTYAAYNEDCSSANDLYVFGADGTYGTTLYGSDCEPFVSESGHWSRQGKTIQVLDLDPAAYLDGTFTVDNYNANELWLREEIPAADGTSTIIFYYLERAN; encoded by the coding sequence ATGAGACGATTATTATTTTTAGCGGCATTGGCAGCAGTGTCGTGTTCCGATGAAAAAGCAGGGGTGGATGCCACAAATATCATCGGAACCTGGCATATGGCCGGGAAAAAGGTCAATGGTACATACGCGGCCTATAACGAAGACTGCAGTTCTGCCAACGATTTATATGTTTTTGGCGCGGATGGAACCTATGGCACCACGCTCTATGGCAGTGACTGCGAACCGTTCGTCTCCGAGTCCGGACACTGGAGCCGCCAGGGAAAGACGATTCAGGTACTCGACCTGGATCCGGCAGCCTACCTCGACGGTACCTTCACCGTCGACAATTATAACGCAAACGAGCTCTGGCTTCGGGAGGAAATCCCGGCTGCTGATGGTACTTCCACAATTATATTCTATTATCTCGAGCGCGCGAACTGA
- the gldA gene encoding gliding motility-associated ABC transporter ATP-binding subunit GldA, whose translation MSITVQNITKQYGAQKALDDVSFEVRKGEIVGFLGPNGAGKSTLMKILTTYLDADTGTATVNGFDVVSEARNAQRSVGYLPEHNPLYTELYIREYLAFNADVYGVPKSRIEEVIALTGLTPERHKKIGQLSKGYRQRVGLANALLHDPEVLILDEPTTGLDPNQLVEIRNVIRNAGKNKTVFLSTHIMQEVEAICDRILIIDKGRIVKDIQLDQKEPQPEQFITVEFDQPVAEEALATLPYLTSYRNESGNQWELVFSTEEDMRTAVFDFATTQGVRTLQLNRKERDLETVFREATKKK comes from the coding sequence ATGTCTATTACGGTTCAAAATATCACCAAGCAGTACGGCGCCCAAAAAGCGCTGGACGATGTATCCTTCGAAGTGCGAAAAGGCGAGATTGTAGGTTTCCTCGGCCCGAATGGCGCGGGGAAGTCGACGTTGATGAAAATCCTCACGACGTATCTCGATGCCGACACGGGCACGGCGACCGTCAACGGTTTCGACGTGGTGTCGGAAGCCCGCAATGCCCAGCGTTCTGTAGGGTACCTTCCCGAGCACAACCCTCTTTACACCGAGCTTTATATCCGCGAGTACCTGGCGTTCAATGCCGATGTATACGGCGTGCCGAAGTCGCGTATTGAGGAAGTGATCGCGCTCACCGGCCTCACGCCGGAGCGTCATAAGAAAATCGGACAGCTGTCAAAAGGCTATCGCCAGCGGGTGGGTCTTGCGAACGCCTTGCTGCACGATCCGGAGGTGTTGATTTTGGATGAGCCGACTACCGGACTCGACCCGAACCAATTGGTTGAAATCCGGAATGTGATACGCAACGCCGGGAAGAATAAGACCGTATTCCTGTCGACCCACATCATGCAGGAAGTGGAAGCGATTTGCGACCGCATCCTGATCATCGACAAAGGGCGCATCGTAAAAGACATCCAACTCGACCAAAAAGAACCGCAGCCCGAACAGTTTATTACCGTTGAGTTTGACCAACCAGTGGCGGAAGAAGCATTGGCTACTCTACCCTACCTTACCTCGTATCGAAACGAGAGCGGCAACCAGTGGGAACTGGTGTTTTCAACAGAGGAAGACATGCGCACAGCCGTGTTTGATTTTGCAACGACACAGGGCGTTCGTACGCTGCAATTAAACCGTAAGGAGCGTGATCTGGAAACCGTCTTCCGCGAAGCCACAAAAAAGAAGTGA
- a CDS encoding DUF1801 domain-containing protein, whose translation MAETKTKPTEIKVADFLNALDNEQKKQDAFRLVEILKEITGCEPYMWGGSIVGFGNYHYKYDSGHEGDAPVLAFSPRKAEFSLYIYAQGSESEALLDKLGKFKMGKACIYMKKLADLDEAVLRNIAVNTVRFISEKYERTA comes from the coding sequence ATGGCCGAAACGAAAACCAAACCTACCGAGATCAAGGTCGCTGATTTTTTGAATGCCCTTGACAATGAACAGAAAAAGCAGGATGCCTTTCGCCTGGTCGAGATCCTGAAAGAGATCACCGGATGTGAGCCTTACATGTGGGGCGGCAGCATCGTAGGGTTCGGCAACTACCACTATAAGTACGACTCGGGCCATGAGGGCGACGCACCGGTTTTGGCATTCTCACCGCGGAAGGCGGAGTTTTCGCTTTACATCTATGCGCAGGGTTCAGAAAGTGAGGCGCTACTGGACAAGCTTGGAAAGTTCAAGATGGGCAAGGCATGTATCTACATGAAAAAACTGGCCGACCTTGACGAAGCGGTACTCCGCAACATTGCGGTCAACACGGTGCGGTTTATCTCCGAAAAGTACGAACGCACCGCGTAA
- the metF gene encoding methylenetetrahydrofolate reductase [NAD(P)H] — protein sequence MKVTEHIQNAEKTLFSFEILPPLKGQNIQSIFDSIDPLMEFNPPFIDVTYHREEYEFKELPSGLLQKKIVKKRPGTVGICAAIQNKYHVDAIPHILCGGFTKEDTENFLIDIDFLGIENVVALRGDAIKSEIYFRPEREGHAYASELVSQIDNLNKGVYLDEDLQNTHQTDFCIGVAGYPEKHMEAPSLDSDIYFLKQKIANGAHYIITQMFFDNQKFFEFVDKCRAEGITVPIIPGLKPIATKKQLNLIPHRFKVDLPDDLIMAVVKAKDDAAVKQVGIEWCIAQSRELVQAGIPVLHYYSMGKAENIKAIAKEIF from the coding sequence ATGAAAGTCACCGAACATATCCAAAACGCCGAAAAGACCCTTTTCTCTTTTGAAATATTACCGCCATTGAAAGGGCAGAACATCCAGTCAATTTTTGACAGCATCGACCCATTGATGGAATTCAACCCGCCTTTTATCGATGTCACCTACCACCGTGAAGAATACGAGTTCAAGGAACTACCCAGTGGTTTGCTTCAAAAGAAAATCGTGAAAAAGCGGCCCGGAACCGTGGGTATCTGTGCGGCCATCCAGAACAAATACCACGTCGACGCCATTCCGCACATCCTCTGTGGTGGGTTTACGAAGGAAGACACCGAGAACTTTCTCATCGACATTGACTTTTTGGGAATCGAGAATGTCGTCGCCCTGCGCGGAGATGCCATCAAAAGTGAGATTTATTTCCGGCCCGAACGCGAAGGTCATGCCTATGCATCCGAATTGGTAAGCCAGATCGACAACCTCAATAAAGGGGTTTACCTTGATGAAGACCTCCAGAACACCCACCAAACCGATTTCTGTATCGGCGTCGCGGGCTACCCTGAAAAACATATGGAGGCACCGAGTCTGGACAGCGACATTTACTTCCTGAAGCAAAAAATCGCCAATGGGGCGCATTACATCATCACGCAGATGTTCTTCGACAACCAGAAATTCTTTGAGTTTGTAGATAAATGCCGCGCCGAGGGTATTACGGTACCGATTATTCCCGGACTGAAGCCTATCGCGACCAAGAAGCAATTGAACCTGATTCCACACCGCTTCAAGGTTGACCTTCCCGACGACCTCATCATGGCGGTTGTGAAGGCAAAGGACGATGCCGCGGTAAAACAGGTGGGGATTGAATGGTGTATCGCCCAAAGCCGTGAATTGGTGCAGGCGGGCATTCCAGTCTTACACTACTATTCGATGGGAAAAGCGGAGAACATCAAGGCGATTGCCAAGGAAATTTTTTAG
- a CDS encoding four helix bundle protein, which translates to MDYTKFEAWQSARQLTNEIYDLLMVFPKEESFGLCDQMRRAAVSVPANIAEGCGRQSLRDALRFWHIARGSLFELETHCYLSFDRRYIDESHFQHVFETIQSCKRLLNGLIRFYAVKIS; encoded by the coding sequence ATGGACTATACCAAATTCGAGGCTTGGCAATCAGCACGACAACTTACTAACGAAATTTACGACCTTTTAATGGTCTTCCCGAAAGAAGAGTCCTTCGGGTTATGCGACCAGATGCGGCGCGCGGCTGTATCTGTACCCGCCAATATAGCCGAGGGCTGCGGCAGACAAAGCCTGCGGGATGCACTGCGGTTCTGGCATATCGCCAGGGGTTCACTATTCGAACTTGAGACGCATTGTTATCTTTCCTTTGACAGACGGTATATCGACGAAAGTCACTTCCAGCACGTTTTTGAAACCATCCAAAGTTGCAAACGTTTACTGAACGGTCTAATACGATTTTATGCCGTCAAAATCTCCTAA